One stretch of Zhihengliuella flava DNA includes these proteins:
- a CDS encoding LysR family transcriptional regulator, whose amino-acid sequence MFTLDQIRSFVAVAEELHFGRAADRLNMTQPPLSRQIQKLEKNVGVTLVERDNRKVSLTAAGTAFLDEARKLLITAEQAPFTARRIAQGQAGILRIGFTATSGFSILGTLLTRLSKALPDVDLDLRELVTSEQLQSLIDGDLDLGLGRPPFDNELFASRVLQSESLLLAIPDGHHLADGNHPVTEHDLRGVPLIMHSPIKARYFYDLAIRHMPVEHGNVIHTVSQILTMVSLVAAGRGVAFVPESARRLGIRGVTYRPIAGEAPGSVELHAIWRRGARNPALRRVADLLAQEAPLSHR is encoded by the coding sequence GTGTTCACTCTTGATCAGATCCGCAGCTTTGTCGCCGTCGCCGAAGAGCTTCACTTCGGCAGAGCTGCGGATCGATTGAACATGACACAGCCACCGCTGAGCCGGCAGATCCAGAAGTTGGAAAAGAACGTCGGAGTCACCCTGGTAGAGCGGGACAACCGCAAGGTTTCCCTCACCGCTGCGGGGACAGCGTTCCTTGACGAAGCACGCAAGCTCCTCATCACTGCCGAACAGGCCCCCTTCACGGCGCGCAGGATCGCTCAGGGCCAAGCGGGCATTCTCCGCATCGGGTTTACCGCCACCTCGGGATTCAGCATTCTCGGGACTCTGCTGACCCGTCTCAGCAAAGCCCTACCCGATGTAGACCTTGATTTGCGTGAACTGGTCACGAGCGAACAATTGCAGTCACTGATCGATGGTGACTTGGACCTCGGCTTAGGGCGCCCGCCGTTCGACAACGAGCTCTTCGCCTCGAGGGTCCTCCAGTCCGAATCACTACTTTTGGCCATCCCGGATGGTCACCATCTTGCGGATGGTAACCATCCGGTGACCGAACACGACCTGCGCGGCGTGCCACTGATCATGCACTCGCCGATCAAGGCGCGCTACTTCTACGACCTAGCGATCCGCCACATGCCAGTCGAACACGGCAACGTCATCCACACCGTGAGTCAGATTCTCACCATGGTTTCTTTGGTCGCCGCAGGCCGCGGTGTCGCCTTCGTGCCCGAGTCGGCTCGGCGGCTCGGAATTCGCGGAGTGACGTACCGGCCGATCGCGGGTGAGGCCCCCGGTTCTGTTGAGTTGCACGCCATCTGGCGCCGCGGTGCCCGCAATCCCGCACTGCGGCGCGTTGCTGATCTCTTGGCCCAAGAAGCCCCTCTCAGCCACCGCTAA